Proteins encoded by one window of Puntigrus tetrazona isolate hp1 chromosome 25, ASM1883169v1, whole genome shotgun sequence:
- the prmt7 gene encoding protein arginine N-methyltransferase 7 isoform X2: MTMKTFCGRANPTTGALDWVEESEEYDYHQEIARSCYADMLHDKDRNEKYYEGIRAAVSRVKARGERVVVLDIGTGTGLLSMMAVTAGADCCYAIEVFKPMAQAAACIVERNGFSDKIRVINKHSTEVTVGPDGDMQEQANILVTELFDTELIGEGALPSYEHAHLHLVQAGCEAVPHRATIYAQLVESDMLWKWSQLQPIEVDGNKLLPPPAVVKCAGTPSVCDIQLSQVPPESFTPLGPVCTMFSVDFSKPVSSAAQSYMAQFKAQTSGRAQVVLSWWDIDMDPDGNIVCTMAPSWNYSDPHSYPWRDHWMQSVYFLPAEENVSEGEELNLIVSHDDYSLWYSLKQSEQNDVKLAKFRPCCTCQAHLVWTRPRFGELNDEQRTESYVNALRSILKPDSVCLSVSDGSLLPIFAHLLGSKKVFSLENSGMAKQVIEQLLHANSLKHGVHLLGIRPEQLSLADLEGNQISVLMGEPYFSTSLLPWHSLFFWYCRTAVAQLLHPNATILPRAATMYIVAVEFQDLWRIRSPCGVCEGFDVSPMDEMIQSLDYRESWEAEPHPLWEYPCRALTKPQPVMTFDFTQCVPEQPVSGDGTVPFTGRGRCHGVALWMEYQLTEDITVSMGLTKPVSQEGVCEWSPHRKQGVFFFRSTKETSGGGREDLSYNLTFEPHTGDIKMYFSITEP; this comes from the exons ATGACAATGAAGACATTTTGCGGTCGTGCAAATCCAACAACCGGAGCGCTGGATTGGGTTGAGGAAAGCGAGGAGTATGATTACCATCAGGAGATTGCGAG GTCCTGCTATGCAGATATGCTTCACGACAAAGACAGA AATGAGAAATACTACGAAGGCATCCGAGCTGCGGTGAGCAGAGTAAAGGCACGCGGTGAACGGGTGGTGGTCCTGGACATCGGCACGGGGACGGGTTTGCTCTCCATGATGGCTGTGACGGCTGGAGCCGATTGCTGCTATGCTATTGAG GTGTTCAAACCCATGGCGCAGGCTGCCGCTTGCATCGTGGAGAGGAATGGCTTCTCGGATAAAATCAGGGTCATCAACAAACACTCCACAGAGGTTACGGTTGGACCAG ATGGAGACATGCAAGAACAAGCTAACATTCTTGTGACAGAGCTGTTTGATACAGAGCTGATCGGCGAAGGAGCATTGCCCAGCTACGAACACGCACACCTGCACCTTGTGCAG GCAGGTTGCGAAGCCGTGCCACATCGTGCAACGATCTATGCCCAGCTGGTGGAGTCAGACATGCTTTGGAAATGGTCTCAGCTCCAACCCATAGAGGTGGATGGGAACAAACTGCTTCCCCCTCCTGCTGTGGTGAAGTGCGCAGGAACGCCCTCTGTCTGTGACATCCAGCTTAGCCAGGTGCCGCCAGAGTCTTTCACCCCCCTCGGGCCCGTCTGCACCATGTTCAG TGTGGATTTCAGCAAGCCGGTAAGCAGCGCTGCTCAGTCCTACATGGCACAGTTCAAGGCCCAGACCAGCGGGAGGGCGCAGGTGGTCTTATCCTGGTGGGATATCGACATGGACCCTGATGGCAACATTGTGTGCACTATGGCCCCCAGCTGGAACTACTCAGATCCTCATTCTTACCCT TGGAGGGATCACTGGATGCAGAGTGTCTACTTCCTTCCTGCGGAGGAGAACGTGTCAGAAGGAGAAGAGCTGAATTTAATCGTTTCCCATGACGACTACAGTCTCTGGTACAGTCTTAAGCAGAG TGAACAAAATGATGTCAAATTGGCAAAGTTTCGACCTTGCTGCACCTGTCAGGCCCACCTGGTCTGGACGAGGCCTCGCTTCGGGGAACTGAATGACGAACAGAGGACAGAGAGTTACGTGAATGCATTACGCAGT ATTCTGAAACcagacagtgtgtgtttgtctgtcagCGATGGTAGCCTGCTACCCATTTTTGCTCATCTGCTTGGATCTAAAAAG GTGTTCAGTTTGGAAAACTCTGGCATGGCGAAACAAGTGATCGAACAG TTGCTGCATGCCAACTCACTGAAGCATGGAGTGCATCTGCTGGGAATACGACCCGAGCAGCTCTCATTGGCCGATTTAGAAGGAAATCAG ATTTCAGTATTGATGGGAGAGCCGTATTTTAGCACCAGTCTTCTTCCATGGCACTCTCTGTTTTTCTGGTACTGCCGCACCGCTGTTGCACAACTGCTCCATCCCAATGCCACCATCTTGCCCCGTGCTGCCACAATGTACATAGTTGCTGTCGAGTTTCag GATCTGTGGAGAATCCGAAGTCCTTGTGGTGTTTGTGAGGGCTTCGACGTCAGTCCAATGGATGAGATGATTCAG TCTTTGGATTACCGTGAATCCTGGGAGGCCGAGCCGCATCCGCTGTGGGAATATCCGTGTCGAGCTCTTACCAAACCTCAGCCGGTTATGACATTTGATTTTACGCAATGTGTCCCTGAACAGCCAGTTAGCGGTGATGGAACTGTGCCATTTACAGG GAGAGGGCGCTGTCACGGTGTCGCTCTCTGGATGGAGTATCAGCTGACCGAGGACATCACTGTAAGCATGGGCCTAACTAAACCAGTCAGCCAAGAG GGAGTTTGTGAATGGAGCCCACACCGGAAACAAGGAGTGTTCTTTTTCAGATCCACGAAGGAAACTTCTGGTGGTGGAAGGGAAGATCTTTCCTACAATTTAACCTTTGAACCTCATACTGGtgacattaaaatgtacttctCCATCACCGAACCTTGA
- the prmt7 gene encoding protein arginine N-methyltransferase 7 isoform X1 — MTMKTFCGRANPTTGALDWVEESEEYDYHQEIARSCYADMLHDKDRNEKYYEGIRAAVSRVKARGERVVVLDIGTGTGLLSMMAVTAGADCCYAIEVFKPMAQAAACIVERNGFSDKIRVINKHSTEVTVGPDGDMQEQANILVTELFDTELIGEGALPSYEHAHLHLVQAGCEAVPHRATIYAQLVESDMLWKWSQLQPIEVDGNKLLPPPAVVKCAGTPSVCDIQLSQVPPESFTPLGPVCTMFSVDFSKPVSSAAQSYMAQFKAQTSGRAQVVLSWWDIDMDPDGNIVCTMAPSWNYSDPHSYPWRDHWMQSVYFLPAEENVSEGEELNLIVSHDDYSLWYSLKQSEQNDVKLAKFRPCCTCQAHLVWTRPRFGELNDEQRTESYVNALRSILKPDSVCLSVSDGSLLPIFAHLLGSKKVFSLENSGMAKQVIEQLLHANSLKHGVHLLGIRPEQLSLADLEGNQISVLMGEPYFSTSLLPWHSLFFWYCRTAVAQLLHPNATILPRAATMYIVAVEFQDLWRIRSPCGVCEGFDVSPMDEMIQQSLDYRESWEAEPHPLWEYPCRALTKPQPVMTFDFTQCVPEQPVSGDGTVPFTGRGRCHGVALWMEYQLTEDITVSMGLTKPVSQEGVCEWSPHRKQGVFFFRSTKETSGGGREDLSYNLTFEPHTGDIKMYFSITEP; from the exons ATGACAATGAAGACATTTTGCGGTCGTGCAAATCCAACAACCGGAGCGCTGGATTGGGTTGAGGAAAGCGAGGAGTATGATTACCATCAGGAGATTGCGAG GTCCTGCTATGCAGATATGCTTCACGACAAAGACAGA AATGAGAAATACTACGAAGGCATCCGAGCTGCGGTGAGCAGAGTAAAGGCACGCGGTGAACGGGTGGTGGTCCTGGACATCGGCACGGGGACGGGTTTGCTCTCCATGATGGCTGTGACGGCTGGAGCCGATTGCTGCTATGCTATTGAG GTGTTCAAACCCATGGCGCAGGCTGCCGCTTGCATCGTGGAGAGGAATGGCTTCTCGGATAAAATCAGGGTCATCAACAAACACTCCACAGAGGTTACGGTTGGACCAG ATGGAGACATGCAAGAACAAGCTAACATTCTTGTGACAGAGCTGTTTGATACAGAGCTGATCGGCGAAGGAGCATTGCCCAGCTACGAACACGCACACCTGCACCTTGTGCAG GCAGGTTGCGAAGCCGTGCCACATCGTGCAACGATCTATGCCCAGCTGGTGGAGTCAGACATGCTTTGGAAATGGTCTCAGCTCCAACCCATAGAGGTGGATGGGAACAAACTGCTTCCCCCTCCTGCTGTGGTGAAGTGCGCAGGAACGCCCTCTGTCTGTGACATCCAGCTTAGCCAGGTGCCGCCAGAGTCTTTCACCCCCCTCGGGCCCGTCTGCACCATGTTCAG TGTGGATTTCAGCAAGCCGGTAAGCAGCGCTGCTCAGTCCTACATGGCACAGTTCAAGGCCCAGACCAGCGGGAGGGCGCAGGTGGTCTTATCCTGGTGGGATATCGACATGGACCCTGATGGCAACATTGTGTGCACTATGGCCCCCAGCTGGAACTACTCAGATCCTCATTCTTACCCT TGGAGGGATCACTGGATGCAGAGTGTCTACTTCCTTCCTGCGGAGGAGAACGTGTCAGAAGGAGAAGAGCTGAATTTAATCGTTTCCCATGACGACTACAGTCTCTGGTACAGTCTTAAGCAGAG TGAACAAAATGATGTCAAATTGGCAAAGTTTCGACCTTGCTGCACCTGTCAGGCCCACCTGGTCTGGACGAGGCCTCGCTTCGGGGAACTGAATGACGAACAGAGGACAGAGAGTTACGTGAATGCATTACGCAGT ATTCTGAAACcagacagtgtgtgtttgtctgtcagCGATGGTAGCCTGCTACCCATTTTTGCTCATCTGCTTGGATCTAAAAAG GTGTTCAGTTTGGAAAACTCTGGCATGGCGAAACAAGTGATCGAACAG TTGCTGCATGCCAACTCACTGAAGCATGGAGTGCATCTGCTGGGAATACGACCCGAGCAGCTCTCATTGGCCGATTTAGAAGGAAATCAG ATTTCAGTATTGATGGGAGAGCCGTATTTTAGCACCAGTCTTCTTCCATGGCACTCTCTGTTTTTCTGGTACTGCCGCACCGCTGTTGCACAACTGCTCCATCCCAATGCCACCATCTTGCCCCGTGCTGCCACAATGTACATAGTTGCTGTCGAGTTTCag GATCTGTGGAGAATCCGAAGTCCTTGTGGTGTTTGTGAGGGCTTCGACGTCAGTCCAATGGATGAGATGATTCAG CAGTCTTTGGATTACCGTGAATCCTGGGAGGCCGAGCCGCATCCGCTGTGGGAATATCCGTGTCGAGCTCTTACCAAACCTCAGCCGGTTATGACATTTGATTTTACGCAATGTGTCCCTGAACAGCCAGTTAGCGGTGATGGAACTGTGCCATTTACAGG GAGAGGGCGCTGTCACGGTGTCGCTCTCTGGATGGAGTATCAGCTGACCGAGGACATCACTGTAAGCATGGGCCTAACTAAACCAGTCAGCCAAGAG GGAGTTTGTGAATGGAGCCCACACCGGAAACAAGGAGTGTTCTTTTTCAGATCCACGAAGGAAACTTCTGGTGGTGGAAGGGAAGATCTTTCCTACAATTTAACCTTTGAACCTCATACTGGtgacattaaaatgtacttctCCATCACCGAACCTTGA